From a single Rosa rugosa chromosome 7, drRosRugo1.1, whole genome shotgun sequence genomic region:
- the LOC133723088 gene encoding rRNA 2'-O-methyltransferase fibrillarin-like, whose product MAREHRGRGRREGSSGGGGEGVSGGGVGVSHGGGEGASRGGAVRTSRGGGEGASRKRGEGAPPGGAVGTSRGGGDGSSHVVPSRVEQVAGPEVPEAGNVEVLEIPHSQGGRLLLGEMPIDQPSLSMIEEQIADMRTTWGIPVNVLLRPLRWGGRVFTSISSSVG is encoded by the coding sequence ATGGCACGGGAGCATCGTGGTCGCGGTAGGCGAGAGGGTTCTTCTGGTGGAGGTGGGGAAGGTGTTTCTGGTGGCGGTGTCGGCGTTTCTCATGGAGGTGGTGAGGGTGCTTCTCGCGGAGGTGCAGTGCGTACGTCTCGAGGAGGTGGCGAGGGTGCTTCTCGCAAACGTGGCGAGGGTGCTCCTCCCGGAGGTGCCGTGGGTACATCTCGAGGAGGTGGTGATGGTTCTTCTCATGTGGTCCCGAGTAGGGTTGAGCAAGTTGCGGGGCCCGAGGTTCCCGAAGCGGGGAATGTAGAGGTATTGGAGATTCCTCACTCGCAAGGTGGGCGGCTGCTCCTTGGTGAAATGCCCATTGACCAGCCTAGTCTGAGCATGATAGAGGAGCAAATCGCCGATATGAGGACGACTTGGGGTATTCCGGTAAATGTGCTATTACGCCCTTTGAGGTGGGGTGGGCGTGTTTTTACGAGTATCAGCTCAAGTGTGGGTTGA